The DNA region GTACTGCGGTCCGCGATTCAGGCTGCGGCGCAGGTGCTCTCCCGAGAAGCCGGTCTTGAGGCCGACCTCGACGCGGGTGCAGCCGGGCGCGAACGGCACGCCGTCGGCGTCGTGGCTGGCCAGCGCGGAGATGTAGGCCTGGGCCGCCGCGATGCGGTCGGCGTCGGTGATCGTCTGCGGCGAGGCCACTAGATCCGCTCGATGATGGTGCCGGTCGACAACGCGCCACCGGCGCACATGGTGATCAGCGCGGTCGTCTTGTCGGTGCGTTCCAACTCGTGCAGCGCCGTGGTGATGAGCCTGCTGCCGGTGCTGCCTACGGGATGACCGAGCGCGATGGCGCCACCGTTGACGTTCACGGTGTCCATGTCGGGCTCGTGCACCCGGGCCCACGACAGCACGACCGACGCGAAGGCCTCGTTGATCTCGGTGATGTCGATGTCACCGATCTTCATCCCAGCCTTTTCCAGCACCTTTGCCGTCGACTGCACCGGGCCGTCGAGGTGGTAGTAGGGCTCGGCGCCGACGAGGGCCTGGCTGACGATCCGGGCCCGAGGCGTGAGCCCCAGCGCTTTTGCTTTGTCCTCGTCCATCCACAGCACCGCAGCGGCGCCGTCGGAGATCTGCGACGACGTGCCCGCGGTGTGGATGGCGCCCTCCATCACCGGCTTCAGCGATGCCAGACCTTCCAGCGTGGTGTCGCGCAGACCCTGATCGCGCGTGACGAACGCGCGCTCGGCGGTCGGCTGCTTGTTCTCGTCGAGGACAGGGGCCTCGATGGGGCTGATCTCGCGGTCGAAGCGACCCTCGGCCCACGCCTGCTTGGCCTTGCGCTGCGAATCGAAGCCGAACTGGTCGATGTCCTCGCGGGTGATGCCACGGCGCTTGGCGATCCGCTCGGCGGCGGTGAACTGGTCGGGCAGGTCGATATCCCAGGACTCCGGCCGGATGATGCCGCGATCCGGGCCGGCGTTGGCTCCGAGGCCGACGCGGCTCATCGCCTCGATGCCGCAGGCGATGCCGACGTCGATGGCGCCCGCAGCGATCAGGCCGGCGATCAACCCGTTCGCCTGTTGCCCGCTTCCGCACTGGCAGTCCACCGTCATCGCGCCGACATGGTCGGGCAGACCGGCGACCAGCCAGCCCACCCGGGTGATGTTGTTGGACTGCTCGCCGAACTGCGTGACACAGCCACCGATGACCTGTTCGACCAGGCCGGGATCGATGCCCGCTTTCTCGACCACCGCCCGCTGGGTGGCGCCGAGCAGTTCGGTGGCGTGCAGGCCGGAAAGCCATCCTTTTCGCTTGCCGATGGGGCTGCGAGTGGCTTCTACGATGACAGGGTTACCCATTGCGTCAGGCTAGAACACGTTTCATAAGCCTGACAAGCGGCGATGCTCCCACACCTTTGATCTGCGGTGAAGGCATGTTTTACTGGCACTAGAACACGTTGCAATTAGGAGCGCCCATGCTTCTTCAGAAAGGCGACCACGATGATCCCGGCTGACTTCGACTTCCTCGATCCTGACATCAACCTCGTCGGCCTGCCCGTCGAGGAGTTGGCGGAGCTGCGCAAGTCCGAGCCGATCCACTGGGTCGACATTCCGGGTGGCGCCGGAGGCTTCGAAGACCACGGCTACTGGCTCGTCACCAAGCACGCCGACGTCAAGGAGGTCTCGCGTCGCAGCGACGTCTTCTCCAGCTGGCAGAACGGCGCGATCCCGACCTGGCCCAAGGAGATGACGCGCGAGTCGGTCGAGTTGCAGCGCAGCGTGATGCTCAACATGGACGCCCCGCATCACACCCGGCTGCGCAAGATCATCTCCCGCGGGTTCACGCCCCGCGCCATCGGGCGGCTCGAGGACGAGCTCGCCCAGCGCGCGCAGAACATCGCGAAGACGGCCGCCGCCGAGGGCAGCGGCGACTTCGTCGAGCAGGTGTCGTGCGAACTGCCGCTGCAGGCCATCGCCGGCCTGCTCGGTGTCCCGCAGGATGATCGGGACAAGTTGTTCCGCTGGTCCAACGAGATGACCGGCGGCGAAGATCCCGAGTTCGCCGACGTCGATCCGGCGCAGTCGTCGATGGAACTGATCATGTATGCGATGGCGATGGCCGACGAGCGGGGCAAGAACCCCACCGACGACATCGTCACCACGCTCATCCAGGCCGACGTCGACGGGGAGAAGCTCTCCGACGACGAGTTCGGATTCTTCGTCATCATGCTCGCCGTGGCGGGCAACGAGACCACGCGCAACTCGATCACCCACGGAATGATCGCGCTGGCGAACAATCCGGATCAGTGGGAGCTCTACAAGAAGGAGCGGCCGACCACCACGGCCGACGAGATCATCCGTTGGGCCACACCGGTGTCGGCATTCCAGCGCACCGCCAACGAGGACACCGAACTGGCGGGCGTGCAGATCAAGAAGGGCCAGCGCCTGGTGATGTCCTACCGGTCGGCAAACTTCGACGAGGACGTCTTCGACAACCCGCACGAGTTCAACATCCTGCGTGACCCCAACCCGCACGTCGGCTTCGGCGGAACTGGTGCCCACTTCTGCATCGGCGCCAACCTGGCGCGGATGACGATCAACCTCATCTTCAACGCAGTCGCCGACCACATGCCCGATCTGAAACCCGTAGGCGAGCCCGAGCGGCTACGTTCGGGTTGGCTCAACGGGATCAAGCACTGGCAGGTCGATTACACCGGCGCCAGCGCCTGACACACGCTCAAACTTCCCAGGATCAAGGAGGATTCGGGTGGATTTCAGTCCCGATGAAGGTCAGCAGGCAGTCGCCGATGTGGTCACGTCCGTGCTCGATCGTGACAACAGCTGGGATGCCCTCGTCGCCGGCGGTGTGACCGCGCTGGCCGTGCCGGAAAGCCTCGGAGGTGACGGCCTCGGTCTGGCCGAGATCGCCACCGCGCTGACGGAGATCGGCAGGCATGGCACGGTCAGTCCCGCGCTGGTCACCCTCGGCGCCACCGCGTTGCTGCTCGATCTGGCCTCCGAGGAACAGCAGCAACGTTATCTCTCCGGTGTGGCGAAGGGCTCGGTGCTGACCTTCGCGCTGAACGAGCCGGGCACGTCGCTGCCGGACCGTCCCGGAGTCCGCCTGGCCGAGGGAAAGCTCAGCGGTACGAAGATCGCGGTCGGCTATGCGGGGCAAGCAGACTGGGTCATCGTCAGCACGGACAGCGGCGTGGTGGTGGTCTCGGGCAAGGCCGACGGACTGACGGTCACCAAGACACCGGCGTCGAACGGATCCGACGAGTTCGTGGTGTCGTTCGTCGATGTGGCGGTGGCCGACGTCGACGTCCTCGACGGCGCCACGGCGCGTCGGGCCAACCACCTGGCGCTGGCCGCCATCGGTGCCTTCGCCTCCGGATTGGTGGCCGGCGCGCTTCGTCTGACCGCGGACTACGTCGCCACCAGGGAACAGTTCGGCCGGCCGCTGTCGACGTTCCAGACGGTCGCCGCCCAGCTCTCCGAGGTCTACATCGCCTCCCGGACGATCTCCCTGGTCGCCAACTCGGTCGTATGGCGGTTGTCCGAAGGCCTTGACGCTGAAGACGATTTGGCGATTCTCGGCTACTGGCTGACGTCGCAGGGCCCGCCCGCCATGCGCACCTGCCACCATCTGCACGGCGGCATGGGGATGGACATCACCTATCCGATGGATCGTTACTACTCGTCGATCAAAGATCTGTCCCGGCTGCTCGGCGGTCCGACACACCGCCTCGACCTGGTGGAAGCGTGATGGGGCGAGCGAAGCGACGGGAGAATTAAATGTACATCGAACTGACACCCGAGCAGCGGCAGCTGCAAGCCGAACTGCGGCAGTACTTCACGACTCTCATCACGCCCGAAGAGGCCGAGGCGATGGAGTCGAACCGTCACAACGAGGCCTACCGCGCGGTGATCAAGCGGATGGGCTCGGACGGCAAGCTCGGGGTCGGCTGGCCCAAGGAGTACGGCGGGCTGGGGTTCGGGCCGATCGAACAGCAGATCTTCGTCAACGAGGCGAACCGGGCGGACGTCCCGCTGCCGTTGGTCACCCTGCAGACCGTGGGCCCGACGCTTCAGGTCTACGGCACCGAGGAGCAGAAGAAGAAGTTCCTCCCCGGAATCCTCTCGGGCGACATTCATTTCGCCATCGGCTACTCCGAACCCGATGCCGGCACCGACCTCGCGGCGCTGCGAACCACCGCGGTCCGTCACGGCGACGAGTTCATCGTGAACGGTCAGAAGATGTGGACCACGGGCGCCCACGACGCCGACTACATCTGGCTGGCCTGCCGCACCGATCCGGACGCGGCCAAGCACAAGGGCATCTCCATCCTGATCGTCGACACCAAGGACCCCGGCTTCTCCTGGACCCCGATCATCCTGTCCGACGGCGCCCACCACACCAATGCGTCCTACTACCAGGATGTTCGGGTTCCCGCCGACATGGTCGTGGGCGAGGAGAACGGCGGGTGGAAGCTCATCACCACCCAGCTCAACCACGAGCGTGTCGGTCTGGGTCCGGCCGGTCGCGTTGCGGGCATCTACGACCAGGTCCGCGAGTGGGCGTCCAAGCCGGGGTCCGACGGCGTCACGCCGATCGACAACGCAGACGTGCAGCGACTACTGGGCCAGATCAAAGCGATCTGGCGAGTCAACGAACTGCTGAACTGGCAGGTGGCTGCGTCGGGCGAGACCATCGCGGTCGCCGACGCCGCGGCCACCAAAGTGTTCTCCACCGAACGCATTCAGGATGTCGGCCGGTTGGCGGAGGAGATCGTCGGCAAGTACGGCAACCCGGCCGATCCGGAGACCGGTGAGCTGCTGGACTGGCTGGACAAGATGACCAAGCGCAACCTGGTGATCACGTTCGGCGGAGGGGTCAA from Mycobacterium sp. DL includes:
- a CDS encoding steroid 3-ketoacyl-CoA thiolase, whose amino-acid sequence is MGNPVIVEATRSPIGKRKGWLSGLHATELLGATQRAVVEKAGIDPGLVEQVIGGCVTQFGEQSNNITRVGWLVAGLPDHVGAMTVDCQCGSGQQANGLIAGLIAAGAIDVGIACGIEAMSRVGLGANAGPDRGIIRPESWDIDLPDQFTAAERIAKRRGITREDIDQFGFDSQRKAKQAWAEGRFDREISPIEAPVLDENKQPTAERAFVTRDQGLRDTTLEGLASLKPVMEGAIHTAGTSSQISDGAAAVLWMDEDKAKALGLTPRARIVSQALVGAEPYYHLDGPVQSTAKVLEKAGMKIGDIDITEINEAFASVVLSWARVHEPDMDTVNVNGGAIALGHPVGSTGSRLITTALHELERTDKTTALITMCAGGALSTGTIIERI
- a CDS encoding cytochrome P450 codes for the protein MIPADFDFLDPDINLVGLPVEELAELRKSEPIHWVDIPGGAGGFEDHGYWLVTKHADVKEVSRRSDVFSSWQNGAIPTWPKEMTRESVELQRSVMLNMDAPHHTRLRKIISRGFTPRAIGRLEDELAQRAQNIAKTAAAEGSGDFVEQVSCELPLQAIAGLLGVPQDDRDKLFRWSNEMTGGEDPEFADVDPAQSSMELIMYAMAMADERGKNPTDDIVTTLIQADVDGEKLSDDEFGFFVIMLAVAGNETTRNSITHGMIALANNPDQWELYKKERPTTTADEIIRWATPVSAFQRTANEDTELAGVQIKKGQRLVMSYRSANFDEDVFDNPHEFNILRDPNPHVGFGGTGAHFCIGANLARMTINLIFNAVADHMPDLKPVGEPERLRSGWLNGIKHWQVDYTGASA
- a CDS encoding acyl-CoA dehydrogenase family protein; this encodes MDFSPDEGQQAVADVVTSVLDRDNSWDALVAGGVTALAVPESLGGDGLGLAEIATALTEIGRHGTVSPALVTLGATALLLDLASEEQQQRYLSGVAKGSVLTFALNEPGTSLPDRPGVRLAEGKLSGTKIAVGYAGQADWVIVSTDSGVVVVSGKADGLTVTKTPASNGSDEFVVSFVDVAVADVDVLDGATARRANHLALAAIGAFASGLVAGALRLTADYVATREQFGRPLSTFQTVAAQLSEVYIASRTISLVANSVVWRLSEGLDAEDDLAILGYWLTSQGPPAMRTCHHLHGGMGMDITYPMDRYYSSIKDLSRLLGGPTHRLDLVEA
- the fadE29 gene encoding acyl-CoA dehydrogenase FadE29 encodes the protein MYIELTPEQRQLQAELRQYFTTLITPEEAEAMESNRHNEAYRAVIKRMGSDGKLGVGWPKEYGGLGFGPIEQQIFVNEANRADVPLPLVTLQTVGPTLQVYGTEEQKKKFLPGILSGDIHFAIGYSEPDAGTDLAALRTTAVRHGDEFIVNGQKMWTTGAHDADYIWLACRTDPDAAKHKGISILIVDTKDPGFSWTPIILSDGAHHTNASYYQDVRVPADMVVGEENGGWKLITTQLNHERVGLGPAGRVAGIYDQVREWASKPGSDGVTPIDNADVQRLLGQIKAIWRVNELLNWQVAASGETIAVADAAATKVFSTERIQDVGRLAEEIVGKYGNPADPETGELLDWLDKMTKRNLVITFGGGVNEVMREMIAAAGLKVPRVPR